One Thalassophryne amazonica chromosome 10, fThaAma1.1, whole genome shotgun sequence genomic region harbors:
- the LOC117519584 gene encoding gastrula zinc finger protein XlCGF57.1-like isoform X1 produces MERKEEILLAQQECNHILDQEEQKPPNIKEEEEKLSVNQQGQQCNHIEDADIIKFTFTGVPVKSENDEKQSLQLHKSHPLPKISTEDMKVEADGEDYGEPEPTSNSGLDCYLQAGTHDKISNCSEVDTDDSYEWKNMEPHSGLDPLRTCEIFQSNSKCETARKSFSCLECGKTFFHMGNLKEHRRSHTGEKPCSCTECGKRFGGKSNLKRHMRIHTGEKLFSCSHCGKRFGLKKSLKCHMSLHTGQDVFICSQCGKEFGLEKSLKCHMCLHTGQNAFICSQCGKKFGQKCDLKRHLRIHSGEKLFSCSECDRRFGQRSDLRRHMRSHTGEKLFSCSECGKRFGQNGDLKRHMSSHTGEKLFSCSECGKRFGRKGNLKNHIRIHTGEKPFSCSVCRKRFVQKGDLKNHIRIHTGEKPFSCSHCGKKFCLKNNMKNHIDIHTRVKHFSCSECGKIFRQRVELKRHLKVHTGEKIFSCPECDSTFVHKSNLTRHMKIQCEFFRNVDSVHTENSAAATALKQTETKPHSSSFN; encoded by the coding sequence ATGGAGAGAAAAGAAGAGATTCTACTGGCACAACAGGAGTGCAACCATATTCTGGACCAGGAGGAACAAAAGCCTCcaaacattaaagaagaagaggagaaactcTCAGTAAATCAGCAAGGACAGCAGTGTAACCATATCGAGGATGCTGATATTATCAAGTTCACTTTCACTGGTgttcctgtgaagagtgaaaatgatgaaaaacagTCATTGCAGCTACATAAAAGCCACCCTTTACCAAAAATCTCAACTGAAGACATGAAagtagaagctgatggagaggactatGGAGAACCAGAGCCAACTAGCAACTCAGGTCTGGATTGTTACTTGCAAGCAGGCACTCATGACAAGATTTCAAACTGTTCTGAAGTGGACACTGATGATAGCTATGAGTGGAAGAACATGGAGCCGCACTCAGGTTTAGACCCTTTGAGAACCTGTGAAATCTTTCAAAGTAATAGCAAATGTGAAACTGCCAGGAAATCATTCAGCTGTTTGGAATGtggaaaaacattttttcacatgGGTAATTTGAAAGAGCATAGGAGgagtcatacaggagagaaaccatgtaGCTGCACtgagtgtggcaaaagatttggGGGAAAAAGCAATCTGAagagacacatgagaattcatacaggagagaaactatttagctgttctcactgtggtaaaagatttggcctAAAGAAAAGCCTGAAGTGCCACATGAGCCTTCATACAGGGCAAGATGTATTCATCTGTTCTCAGTGTGGTAAAGAATTTGGTCTGGAGAAAAGCCTGAAGTGCCACATGTGCCTTCATACCGGACAAAATGCATTTATCTGTTCACAGTGTGGTAAGAAATTTGGGCAAAAATGTGATCTGAAACGGCACCTAAGAATTCATTCAGGGGAAAAATTatttagctgttctgaatgtgatAGAAGATTTGGACAAAGGAGTGATTTGAGGAGACACATGAGAAGTCACACAGGAGAAAAAttatttagctgttctgagtgtggtaaaagatttgggcaGAATGGTGATCTTAAAAGGCACATGAGTAGTCATACCGGAGAAAAAttatttagctgttctgagtgtggtaaaagatttgggcgAAAAGGTAACTTGAAAAACCACatcagaattcatacaggagagaaaccatttagctgctcAGTATGCCGAAAAAGATTTGTACAAAAAGGTGACCTGAAAAACCACatcagaattcatacaggagaaaaaccgtTTAGCTGCTCTCACTGTGGTAAAAAATTTTGCTTAAAAAATAATATGAAAAACCATATAGACATTCATACAAGAGTAAAACATTTTAGCtgctctgagtgtggtaaaatatTTAGACAGAGGGTTGAGCTGAAACGACATCTGAAAGTTCACACAGGTGAGAAAATATTTAGCTGCCCTGAATGTGACAGCACATTTGTCCACAAAAGTAATCTGACtagacacatgaaaattcagtgtgAATTTTTTAGGAATGTAGACTCAGTTCATACTGAAAATTCAGCAGCAGCTACAGCATTAAAACAAACGGAGACAAAACCACATTCTAGCAGTTTTAACTAA
- the LOC117519584 gene encoding gastrula zinc finger protein XlCGF57.1-like isoform X2, giving the protein MERKEEILLAQQECNHILDQEEQKPPNIKEEEEKLSVNQQGQQCNHIEDADIIKFTFTGVPVKSENDEKQSLQLHKSHPLPKISTEDMKVEADGEDYGEPEPTSNSGLDCYLQAGTHDKISNCSEVDTDDSYEWKNMEPHSGLDPLRTCEIFQSNSKCETARKSFSCLECGKTFFHMGNLKEHRRSHTGEKPCSCTECGKRFGGKSNLKRHMRIHTGEKLFSCSHCGKRFGLKKSLKCHMSLHTGQDVFICSQCGKEFGLEKSLKCHMCLHTGQNAFICSQCGKKFGQKCDLKRHLRIHSGEKLFSCSECDRRFGQRSDLKNHIRIHTGEKPFSCSHCGKKFCLKNNMKNHIDIHTRVKHFSCSECGKIFRQRVELKRHLKVHTGEKIFSCPECDSTFVHKSNLTRHMKIQCEFFRNVDSVHTENSAAATALKQTETKPHSSSFN; this is encoded by the exons ATGGAGAGAAAAGAAGAGATTCTACTGGCACAACAGGAGTGCAACCATATTCTGGACCAGGAGGAACAAAAGCCTCcaaacattaaagaagaagaggagaaactcTCAGTAAATCAGCAAGGACAGCAGTGTAACCATATCGAGGATGCTGATATTATCAAGTTCACTTTCACTGGTgttcctgtgaagagtgaaaatgatgaaaaacagTCATTGCAGCTACATAAAAGCCACCCTTTACCAAAAATCTCAACTGAAGACATGAAagtagaagctgatggagaggactatGGAGAACCAGAGCCAACTAGCAACTCAGGTCTGGATTGTTACTTGCAAGCAGGCACTCATGACAAGATTTCAAACTGTTCTGAAGTGGACACTGATGATAGCTATGAGTGGAAGAACATGGAGCCGCACTCAGGTTTAGACCCTTTGAGAACCTGTGAAATCTTTCAAAGTAATAGCAAATGTGAAACTGCCAGGAAATCATTCAGCTGTTTGGAATGtggaaaaacattttttcacatgGGTAATTTGAAAGAGCATAGGAGgagtcatacaggagagaaaccatgtaGCTGCACtgagtgtggcaaaagatttggGGGAAAAAGCAATCTGAagagacacatgagaattcatacaggagagaaactatttagctgttctcactgtggtaaaagatttggcctAAAGAAAAGCCTGAAGTGCCACATGAGCCTTCATACAGGGCAAGATGTATTCATCTGTTCTCAGTGTGGTAAAGAATTTGGTCTGGAGAAAAGCCTGAAGTGCCACATGTGCCTTCATACCGGACAAAATGCATTTATCTGTTCACAGTGTGGTAAGAAATTTGGGCAAAAATGTGATCTGAAACGGCACCTAAGAATTCATTCAGGGGAAAAATTatttagctgttctgaatgtgatAGAAGATTTGGACAAAGGA GTGACCTGAAAAACCACatcagaattcatacaggagaaaaaccgtTTAGCTGCTCTCACTGTGGTAAAAAATTTTGCTTAAAAAATAATATGAAAAACCATATAGACATTCATACAAGAGTAAAACATTTTAGCtgctctgagtgtggtaaaatatTTAGACAGAGGGTTGAGCTGAAACGACATCTGAAAGTTCACACAGGTGAGAAAATATTTAGCTGCCCTGAATGTGACAGCACATTTGTCCACAAAAGTAATCTGACtagacacatgaaaattcagtgtgAATTTTTTAGGAATGTAGACTCAGTTCATACTGAAAATTCAGCAGCAGCTACAGCATTAAAACAAACGGAGACAAAACCACATTCTAGCAGTTTTAACTAA